A genome region from Meiothermus sp. includes the following:
- a CDS encoding isoprenyl transferase: MAATSPVRVPKGSIRQQLVQLFGALLKPLYWWYEKRIEAEVRRGQAPKHLGMILDGNRRFARELGLEGHQGHEFGVQKAYEVLEWCLELKIPTVTIWVFSTDNFNRSQTEVETLMQLFVQEAKRMAQDPRIHANEVRVKVIGRHDRFPPKVLEALEELEKATEHHSGMLLNIAMGYGGREEIVDAVKSLLLEAAQTGKSPEELAAELDMEHISERLYTAGVPDPDFIIRTSGEIRLSGFLLWQAAYSEYYFFDAFWPAFRKVDFLRAVRDYQKRERRFGK, encoded by the coding sequence ATGGCGGCAACATCCCCTGTGCGCGTTCCCAAAGGTTCGATTCGACAACAACTGGTACAGCTCTTTGGTGCCTTGCTCAAGCCGCTTTACTGGTGGTACGAAAAACGGATCGAGGCCGAGGTGCGCCGGGGCCAGGCGCCCAAGCACCTGGGGATGATTCTGGACGGCAACCGGCGTTTTGCCAGGGAGCTGGGCCTGGAGGGACATCAGGGTCACGAATTTGGGGTACAGAAAGCCTATGAAGTGCTCGAGTGGTGCCTCGAGCTCAAAATTCCTACCGTGACCATCTGGGTCTTTTCCACCGACAACTTTAACCGCAGCCAGACCGAGGTCGAGACCCTCATGCAGCTCTTTGTTCAGGAAGCGAAGCGAATGGCCCAAGACCCCCGCATCCACGCCAACGAGGTGCGGGTCAAGGTAATTGGCCGGCACGACCGCTTCCCACCCAAGGTGCTGGAGGCCCTGGAAGAGCTAGAAAAAGCCACCGAGCACCACAGCGGAATGCTCCTCAATATCGCCATGGGCTATGGGGGGCGGGAAGAAATTGTGGATGCCGTCAAGAGCCTGCTGCTCGAGGCCGCCCAGACCGGCAAATCACCGGAAGAGCTGGCCGCCGAGCTGGACATGGAACACATCTCCGAGCGGCTCTACACCGCGGGTGTACCCGACCCCGACTTCATTATTCGCACCTCGGGCGAAATTCGGCTCTCGGGCTTTTTGCTGTGGCAGGCCGCCTACAGCGAGTACTACTTCTTCGACGCCTTCTGGCCTGCCTTCCGCAAGGTGGACTTCCTGAGGGCAGTGCGCGACTACCAGAAACGGGAGCGGCGTTTTGGGAAGTGA